A portion of the Stigmatella aurantiaca DW4/3-1 genome contains these proteins:
- the cysC gene encoding adenylyl-sulfate kinase translates to MPSTTGFTLWLTGMHGTGKSTIAAYIAARLRQVGRQVETLDEGEIGQDLWQGLGDSKEERSTIVRRVGYVAQLLARNNVAVLVPCVSPYKSVREENRRIIGRYVEVYVDCPTETLIERDSTGKYKKALSGEIPNFIGITEPYEPPTSPEVTIHSDTESVEDGAAKIFQALLDLGYMTSEELKIITGKKMKANPQPKKARRVEPKADKPGKGTKSRPATRAARVAKPTSAKKGAKRK, encoded by the coding sequence ATGCCCAGCACCACTGGTTTCACGCTTTGGCTGACCGGCATGCATGGCACCGGGAAGAGCACCATCGCCGCCTACATTGCCGCACGGCTGCGTCAGGTTGGCCGCCAGGTGGAGACCCTGGATGAGGGTGAGATTGGCCAGGACCTCTGGCAGGGGCTGGGCGACAGCAAGGAGGAGCGCTCCACCATCGTTCGCCGGGTGGGGTATGTGGCCCAGCTGCTGGCGCGCAACAACGTCGCGGTGCTCGTGCCCTGCGTGAGCCCCTACAAGAGCGTCCGCGAGGAGAACCGCCGGATCATCGGCCGCTATGTCGAGGTCTACGTGGACTGTCCCACCGAGACGCTGATCGAGCGCGACTCCACGGGCAAGTACAAGAAGGCCCTGAGCGGGGAGATCCCCAACTTCATCGGCATCACCGAGCCGTACGAGCCGCCCACTTCTCCCGAGGTGACGATTCACTCGGACACCGAGAGCGTGGAGGATGGCGCCGCGAAGATCTTCCAGGCCCTGCTGGACCTCGGCTACATGACCTCCGAGGAGCTGAAGATCATCACCGGCAAGAAGATGAAGGCCAACCCCCAGCCCAAGAAGGCGCGGCGCGTGGAGCCGAAGGCCGACAAGCCAGGCAAGGGCACCAAGTCCCGGCCGGCCACCCGCGCGGCCCGCGTGGCCAAGCCCACGAGCGCCAAGAAGGGCGCGAAGCGCAAGTAG
- a CDS encoding FadR/GntR family transcriptional regulator — MEWVGLVGRVEQDLERVISQGLLPQDGFLPSENTLAKHYGLSRSTVREALKRLAARALIEQHPGRRSRALPLEGAVTLENLGVVLEGPGAAQPERRKLLEGFLALKRETAVELLAACCQQASARDLDTLAGLCFELAEAARWGEHPERWAELEFALLRQAARAVDRPGQALLLQSLERSYRGMARWLVPHLNAQATRQWALCALHALAAKDAQPLRRELPALLQASDAHLLAGLPPLQEPRGSSMPPLCADTAPSHPTPEHEDATARVSEANRPNQSACPTGLSQRPPTGGPSPEAPSFDSRTPPVDGAPGTDVPQGQEASRRVPPGHQERPSQALVGFGSGSGGGLLGREGGHLLDGTAEDEQGGACTVGQAGAVTGHREPEEEQGETGATGVRGRSSTWSGSLGALPPSDFGTS; from the coding sequence ATGGAATGGGTGGGGCTCGTCGGGCGAGTGGAGCAAGACCTGGAGCGGGTGATTTCACAAGGCCTGCTGCCCCAGGACGGCTTTCTTCCCTCGGAAAACACTCTGGCCAAGCACTACGGCCTCTCACGCAGCACCGTCCGGGAAGCACTGAAGCGCCTGGCCGCCAGAGCGTTGATTGAGCAGCACCCAGGCCGCCGCAGCCGAGCCCTCCCCTTGGAGGGGGCAGTGACCCTGGAGAACCTGGGAGTGGTGCTGGAGGGCCCGGGCGCCGCTCAACCGGAAAGACGGAAGCTGCTGGAGGGTTTTCTGGCCCTCAAGCGAGAGACGGCAGTGGAACTGCTGGCGGCGTGTTGCCAGCAGGCTTCTGCCAGGGACTTGGACACGCTGGCAGGCCTGTGCTTCGAGTTGGCGGAGGCGGCCCGCTGGGGCGAACACCCCGAGAGGTGGGCGGAGCTGGAGTTCGCGTTGCTGAGGCAGGCGGCCCGCGCGGTGGACCGTCCCGGACAGGCGCTGCTGCTGCAGTCGCTGGAGCGCTCGTACCGAGGAATGGCCCGGTGGCTGGTGCCGCACCTGAATGCGCAGGCCACTCGGCAGTGGGCACTCTGTGCGCTGCACGCCCTGGCAGCCAAGGACGCGCAGCCCCTGCGCCGGGAACTGCCCGCCTTGCTCCAGGCGAGCGATGCGCACCTGCTCGCAGGCCTCCCACCCCTGCAGGAACCAAGGGGGTCGTCAATGCCTCCACTCTGCGCAGACACAGCCCCCTCTCACCCCACCCCGGAGCATGAGGACGCCACGGCGAGGGTGTCGGAGGCGAATCGTCCCAACCAGTCTGCTTGTCCTACAGGTTTGAGCCAACGGCCGCCCACGGGGGGCCCCTCACCCGAGGCGCCCTCCTTTGATTCACGCACCCCTCCGGTAGACGGAGCGCCCGGCACGGATGTGCCTCAGGGCCAGGAAGCGTCGCGAAGGGTTCCGCCTGGCCACCAGGAGCGACCGTCCCAGGCTCTGGTTGGCTTTGGCTCTGGCTCTGGGGGTGGGCTCCTGGGCAGAGAGGGTGGACACCTCCTGGATGGAACGGCGGAGGATGAACAAGGTGGAGCGTGCACGGTTGGGCAAGCGGGGGCCGTGACCGGCCATCGAGAGCCTGAAGAGGAGCAGGGTGAAACGGGTGCTACTGGCGTGCGAGGTCGATCTTCTACCTGGTCCGGGAGCTTAGGCGCGCTCCCCCCGTCTGATTTTGGAACTTCCTGA
- a CDS encoding AgmX/PglI C-terminal domain-containing protein — protein MAAGHELEAGLSEEQWLFRQGDLVLGPLSGQQLVEKLYTGELTGDTLVAPPGVRDFQRLDGMEGFRVHVARAAAKMRVDAEMRLVNERKRRKRTLLGSGLGVVTLVLVGLAVWAGRQFAVHGPGDGEDEYADISVEMPTITLAQAPSEDEDLIAYPTQGAPGRTPDKAPGSSPAKPAAVASAAAAAPPKKPRPGSVSTEPDGLDMGISFDQGAINKVVATNQRTLFRCFKEEAERRPGFAAKVPIEFVIGNDGRVNKLWVDHPQLKDGALHKCLLGELQRWPFKPYKGSLASVGLSFTVGKKG, from the coding sequence ATGGCGGCCGGACATGAGCTTGAGGCGGGGCTGAGTGAAGAGCAGTGGCTATTCCGTCAGGGCGATCTCGTCCTGGGGCCACTCTCTGGACAGCAGCTCGTGGAGAAGCTGTACACGGGGGAGTTGACCGGGGACACCCTGGTGGCGCCGCCGGGCGTGCGCGACTTCCAGCGACTCGACGGCATGGAGGGCTTCCGGGTCCACGTGGCGCGCGCCGCGGCGAAGATGCGCGTGGACGCGGAGATGCGCCTGGTGAACGAGCGCAAGCGCCGCAAGCGGACCCTGCTCGGCAGCGGCTTGGGCGTGGTGACGCTGGTCCTGGTGGGGTTGGCGGTCTGGGCCGGGCGCCAGTTCGCGGTGCATGGTCCCGGGGATGGCGAGGACGAGTACGCGGACATCTCCGTGGAGATGCCCACCATCACCCTGGCCCAGGCGCCGAGCGAGGACGAGGACCTCATCGCCTATCCGACCCAGGGCGCTCCCGGCCGCACTCCCGACAAGGCGCCCGGGTCCAGCCCGGCCAAGCCCGCGGCGGTCGCCTCGGCGGCCGCGGCGGCGCCGCCCAAGAAACCCCGCCCGGGCAGCGTCTCGACCGAGCCGGACGGGCTGGACATGGGCATTTCCTTCGACCAGGGCGCCATCAACAAGGTGGTCGCCACCAACCAGCGCACGCTCTTCCGGTGCTTCAAGGAAGAGGCCGAGCGACGGCCCGGCTTCGCCGCCAAGGTCCCCATCGAGTTCGTCATCGGCAACGACGGCCGCGTGAACAAGCTCTGGGTGGATCACCCCCAGCTCAAGGATGGCGCACTGCACAAATGCCTCCTCGGCGAGCTGCAGCGTTGGCCCTTCAAGCCCTACAAGGGTTCGCTGGCCTCCGTGGGCCTCTCGTTCACAGTCGGCAAGAAGGGGTAG
- a CDS encoding MoaD/ThiS family protein, which produces MAKVHIPTPLRGFTRNKGEVQAQGATVGEVLRDLEKRFPGIGSRLLDGKGALRRYVNIFHNDEDIRGLQDLETPVKDSDRLTLISAMAGG; this is translated from the coding sequence ATGGCGAAGGTCCACATCCCTACGCCCCTGAGGGGCTTCACCCGGAACAAGGGCGAGGTGCAGGCCCAAGGGGCGACCGTGGGAGAGGTGTTGCGCGATCTGGAGAAGCGCTTTCCGGGGATTGGTTCCCGGCTGCTCGACGGCAAGGGTGCCCTGCGCCGCTACGTGAACATCTTCCACAATGACGAGGACATCCGCGGCCTCCAGGATCTGGAGACGCCCGTGAAGGACTCGGACCGGCTCACCCTCATCTCCGCCATGGCCGGAGGGTAG
- a CDS encoding ribbon-helix-helix domain-containing protein, whose translation MDNTPRLTSVVFRLSREKLDSLKDLSRATRIRQSEYLREAISDLLSKYEDRVVD comes from the coding sequence ATGGACAACACGCCTCGCCTCACCTCGGTGGTCTTCCGTCTCTCCCGCGAGAAGCTGGACTCATTGAAGGACCTGTCCCGCGCCACGCGAATCCGTCAGAGCGAGTACCTCCGGGAGGCGATCTCGGACCTGCTGTCGAAGTACGAGGATCGCGTCGTCGACTGA
- a CDS encoding tRNA pseudouridine synthase A produces the protein MQSTLEAVLRSTGVPATVMPAGRTDRGVHARMQVVSLRLEAGDTPEALAARLPALLPPDLGVCAVRRPPPSFHAQWSAAGKTYCYRVQLGGRVSETWRPYVLEAAEEPRLAQRAIAPERLAELLQGAVGQRDFWAFHASSSPRKPRTLESATVHELEGGLFEIQLRGDSFARYQVRYLVGSALLTAAGQLPEAQWRAALESAEAIPGLRAAAAGLILWEVRYPPGVDPFPPTERNAPAGLPREPPFVDASGR, from the coding sequence GTGCAATCGACCCTGGAGGCGGTGCTTCGCTCGACGGGCGTGCCCGCGACGGTGATGCCCGCGGGGCGCACCGACCGGGGCGTCCATGCCCGGATGCAGGTGGTGAGCCTCCGGCTGGAGGCGGGAGACACCCCGGAGGCCCTCGCCGCCCGGCTCCCCGCGCTGCTCCCGCCGGACCTGGGCGTGTGTGCCGTCCGCAGGCCCCCCCCCTCCTTCCATGCCCAGTGGAGCGCGGCGGGAAAGACGTACTGCTACCGGGTGCAGTTGGGGGGCCGGGTCTCGGAGACCTGGCGGCCCTATGTGCTGGAGGCCGCCGAAGAGCCCCGGTTGGCGCAGCGCGCCATCGCCCCCGAGCGCCTGGCGGAGCTGCTCCAAGGCGCCGTGGGCCAGCGGGACTTCTGGGCGTTTCACGCGAGCTCCAGCCCCCGCAAGCCGCGGACGCTGGAATCCGCCACGGTGCACGAGTTGGAGGGAGGGTTGTTCGAGATCCAGCTGCGCGGGGACTCGTTCGCACGCTACCAGGTGCGCTACCTCGTGGGCTCCGCGCTGCTCACCGCCGCCGGGCAACTCCCCGAGGCGCAGTGGCGGGCCGCGCTGGAGTCGGCGGAAGCCATCCCGGGGCTCCGGGCCGCCGCAGCGGGGCTGATCCTCTGGGAGGTCCGCTATCCGCCGGGTGTGGACCCCTTCCCCCCCACCGAGCGAAATGCTCCCGCCGGACTGCCACGAGAACCGCCCTTCGTGGACGCGTCCGGCCGCTAA
- the clpX gene encoding ATP-dependent Clp protease ATP-binding subunit ClpX gives MKKEHHVNLSCSFCGKSQREVRKLIAGPTVYICDECIKLCNDIIADENEREEGKPQVSLPTPTEIKAFLDDYVIGQDQAKKVLSVAVYNHYKRIYQKKPAARPRPGVKAQGSEDVELQKSNILLIGPTGSGKTLLAQSLARFLNVPFTIADATSLTEAGYVGEDVENIIQNLLHNADYDVEKAARGIVYIDEIDKIARKGDTPSATRDVGGEGVQQALLKIIEGTRANVTPRGGKKYNQQEYVQVDTTNILFICGGAFHGIDGIIKRRVGEKGLGFGARITHREERSVGELLAMAEPEDLMKFGMIPEFIGRLPMVATLNDLKEDDLVIILTQPKNALVKQYQKLFEIEKVKLTFSKESLRAIAREAMRRNSGARGLRAIMEDAMLEVMYDVPFREGVKECKITENVITKHEPPQIIMEKMEKKTA, from the coding sequence GTGAAGAAGGAGCACCACGTCAATCTGTCCTGTTCGTTCTGCGGCAAGTCGCAGCGCGAGGTCCGCAAGCTTATCGCGGGCCCCACGGTCTACATTTGCGACGAATGCATCAAGCTGTGTAACGACATCATCGCGGACGAGAACGAGCGCGAGGAGGGCAAGCCGCAGGTCAGCTTGCCGACGCCCACGGAGATCAAGGCGTTCCTCGACGACTACGTCATCGGCCAGGACCAAGCGAAGAAGGTCCTCTCGGTCGCGGTGTACAACCACTACAAGCGCATCTACCAGAAGAAGCCGGCTGCGCGGCCGCGCCCGGGGGTGAAAGCCCAGGGCAGCGAGGATGTGGAGCTCCAGAAGAGCAACATCTTGCTCATTGGCCCCACGGGCAGCGGCAAGACGTTGCTGGCGCAGTCCCTGGCGCGCTTCCTCAACGTCCCGTTCACCATCGCGGATGCCACCAGCCTCACCGAGGCCGGCTACGTGGGTGAGGACGTGGAGAACATCATCCAGAACCTGCTCCACAACGCCGATTACGACGTGGAGAAGGCGGCGCGCGGCATCGTCTACATCGACGAGATCGACAAGATCGCGCGCAAGGGCGACACGCCCAGCGCCACCCGCGACGTGGGCGGCGAGGGCGTGCAGCAGGCCCTCTTGAAGATCATCGAGGGCACCCGGGCCAACGTCACGCCGCGCGGGGGCAAGAAGTACAACCAGCAGGAGTACGTTCAGGTCGACACGACGAACATCCTGTTCATCTGCGGCGGCGCGTTCCACGGCATCGACGGCATCATCAAGCGCCGGGTGGGCGAGAAGGGCCTGGGCTTCGGGGCCCGCATCACCCACCGCGAGGAGCGCAGCGTCGGCGAGCTGCTGGCCATGGCGGAGCCGGAGGATCTGATGAAGTTCGGGATGATCCCCGAGTTCATCGGCCGTCTGCCCATGGTCGCCACGCTCAACGATCTCAAGGAAGACGATCTGGTCATCATCCTCACCCAGCCGAAGAACGCGCTGGTGAAGCAGTACCAGAAGCTCTTCGAGATCGAGAAGGTGAAGCTGACCTTCTCCAAGGAGTCCCTGCGGGCCATCGCCCGCGAGGCGATGCGCCGCAACTCCGGAGCGCGCGGCCTGCGCGCCATCATGGAGGATGCGATGCTCGAGGTGATGTACGACGTCCCGTTCCGCGAGGGCGTCAAGGAGTGCAAGATCACCGAGAACGTCATCACCAAGCACGAGCCGCCGCAGATCATCATGGAGAAGATGGAGAAGAAGACGGCCTAG
- a CDS encoding HesA/MoeB/ThiF family protein → MSHLREARVLVVGVGGLGCPASLALAHAGVGHLTLVDPARVDAAHLAHQPWHRTPDAGRWKAESAAEGLTRAFPGLSTEAIPERVNADNAEALFRAHELVIDATGGTATSFFLSDVAVLTGVPLVHGSVQRMRGQALRVDPEGPCLRCWQRTPSSPNPASPGEREGRLGPLAGWVGTVQAMLALERLTGEARLARGEALLHVFDGEVIEGRTVRVHREPDCPSCAPGRVPGLTAYGS, encoded by the coding sequence GTGAGCCACCTCCGGGAGGCGCGTGTGCTGGTCGTGGGGGTGGGCGGCCTGGGATGCCCGGCGTCGCTCGCGCTGGCGCACGCGGGGGTAGGGCACCTGACGTTGGTGGATCCAGCCCGGGTGGACGCCGCCCACCTCGCCCATCAGCCCTGGCACCGCACGCCGGACGCGGGCCGGTGGAAGGCCGAGTCCGCCGCCGAAGGGCTGACGCGGGCCTTTCCGGGCCTGAGCACCGAGGCGATCCCCGAACGGGTGAACGCGGACAACGCCGAGGCGCTCTTTCGCGCGCACGAGCTGGTCATCGATGCCACCGGGGGCACGGCCACTTCGTTCTTCCTGTCGGACGTGGCGGTGCTCACGGGCGTGCCCTTGGTACATGGGAGCGTGCAGCGCATGCGGGGGCAGGCCCTGCGCGTGGATCCGGAAGGACCGTGCCTGCGCTGTTGGCAGCGGACGCCCTCTTCGCCCAACCCAGCCTCCCCGGGGGAGCGGGAGGGCAGGCTGGGCCCGCTGGCGGGGTGGGTGGGCACAGTGCAGGCCATGCTGGCGCTGGAGCGGCTCACGGGGGAGGCCCGTCTCGCGCGGGGCGAGGCCTTGTTGCATGTTTTCGATGGAGAGGTGATCGAGGGGCGGACGGTGCGCGTGCACCGCGAGCCGGACTGTCCAAGCTGTGCCCCAGGCCGAGTGCCGGGGCTCACCGCGTACGGGAGCTGA
- a CDS encoding Mov34/MPN/PAD-1 family protein: MPVSGELPEDLSEVLRHLEACYPLEGCGVLLRAGPGGAWRVRCLLNAYDRYHTREPGRFPRSARTAFLFDPREWLALNLEADARNEQIACVFHSHTDGVALLSAEDRQAAAPDGIPLLPETSYLVVNVARGRAEAARLYWWRGGEFQDRGVPL; the protein is encoded by the coding sequence ATGCCGGTGAGCGGCGAGCTGCCCGAGGACTTATCGGAAGTGCTCCGGCACCTGGAGGCCTGCTACCCCCTGGAGGGCTGTGGGGTGCTCCTCCGCGCGGGCCCGGGGGGAGCATGGCGCGTCCGGTGCCTCCTCAACGCCTATGATCGTTACCACACGCGGGAGCCCGGGCGGTTTCCCCGCTCCGCCCGCACCGCGTTCCTGTTCGACCCCCGGGAGTGGCTGGCGCTGAACCTCGAGGCCGATGCCCGGAATGAGCAGATTGCATGTGTGTTTCACTCTCACACCGACGGGGTGGCCTTGCTGTCGGCCGAGGACCGCCAGGCAGCCGCTCCGGACGGAATCCCACTGCTACCGGAAACTTCTTACCTTGTAGTGAATGTGGCGCGGGGGCGGGCCGAGGCGGCCCGGCTTTATTGGTGGCGGGGGGGAGAATTTCAGGATCGGGGGGTTCCGCTGTAA
- a CDS encoding response regulator → MDAPPISAPAPIRVFVVEDQTKILKNQLRLLEGHPDIEIIGTALSGEAALEEVSKTVPDVILLDLGLPRMSGIDVTREVKATHPKVEILIFTIFDEEDKVLEAVKAGASGYLLKGAPVDKIIEAIKEVRAGGTVIQPNLARRLLRHFRVDPDSGPVPTEPKPAAPETGPAASAGPVPSGEDTPDADALLKPLSDREREILQLIAKGVSNSEAARLLNLSKATIRTHLEHIYRKLEVTNRVEAVTEGIRKGLISV, encoded by the coding sequence GTGGACGCCCCTCCGATTTCGGCCCCCGCCCCCATCCGGGTCTTCGTGGTCGAGGACCAGACCAAGATCCTCAAGAACCAACTTCGCCTGCTGGAGGGCCATCCGGACATCGAGATCATCGGCACCGCGCTGTCCGGTGAAGCCGCGCTCGAGGAGGTGTCCAAGACGGTCCCGGACGTCATCCTCCTGGACCTGGGGCTGCCGCGCATGAGCGGCATCGACGTGACGCGGGAGGTGAAGGCCACCCACCCCAAGGTGGAGATCCTCATCTTCACGATCTTCGACGAGGAGGACAAAGTCCTCGAGGCCGTGAAGGCGGGCGCCTCCGGCTACCTGCTCAAGGGCGCGCCGGTGGACAAAATCATCGAGGCCATCAAGGAGGTCCGGGCCGGAGGGACGGTGATTCAACCGAACCTGGCCCGCAGGCTGCTGCGCCACTTCCGCGTGGATCCAGACAGTGGCCCGGTTCCCACCGAGCCGAAGCCCGCCGCCCCTGAAACCGGGCCCGCCGCCTCTGCTGGGCCAGTGCCCTCTGGCGAGGACACTCCCGATGCGGACGCGCTGCTCAAGCCGCTGTCGGACCGGGAGCGGGAGATCCTCCAGCTCATCGCCAAGGGCGTCTCCAACAGCGAAGCCGCGCGGCTGCTCAACCTGAGCAAGGCCACCATCCGCACGCACCTGGAGCACATCTACCGCAAGCTCGAGGTGACCAACCGCGTGGAGGCCGTGACCGAGGGCATCCGCAAGGGCCTCATCTCCGTCTAA
- a CDS encoding sensor histidine kinase, whose translation MTDTGLARDEEKPSNDLRARVRAVLERRNLTDTISAEQASASWEQDRFVARARALFYARMMFLTLGLLILAVPEWSGYFGLTGPLAFGGYFTMLLYSVANFLVIDHPKAGRWVTYFTLCFDLIIMVVLIVKPQVGGGLQSPLLATQLLFTTLFAILYPKPLAILPPLLALPITTRLDLLLNRSVTAIELLTLLWYSGLNFIIVYVVVYLNEREAAAHREVVELQGDLKELAIVEERNRLAREIHDGLGASLSSMIIQSEYILSLAKDGSLRAEIGELKATAEESIEELRRNLRMMREDFELTQGLEDYVKTFRERTQLDIRFERSGLPRKLSPDAQLALFRILQEGLSNTAKHAQAQVVNVKLDFTEDRVHLTVRDDGKGFDPKKTPRGHYGLLNMRERAMKLGGEVIVDSSPGAGVLVSFSIPCNAE comes from the coding sequence GTGACGGACACCGGCCTCGCCCGAGACGAGGAAAAACCCTCCAACGATCTGCGCGCGCGGGTGCGCGCGGTGCTGGAGCGGCGCAATCTCACGGACACCATCTCCGCCGAGCAGGCCTCCGCCTCGTGGGAGCAGGACCGTTTCGTGGCCCGGGCCCGGGCCCTGTTCTACGCGCGGATGATGTTCCTGACGCTGGGCCTGCTCATCTTGGCCGTGCCCGAGTGGTCTGGGTACTTCGGGCTCACGGGCCCGCTGGCATTCGGCGGCTACTTCACGATGCTGCTCTACAGCGTCGCCAACTTCCTGGTCATCGATCACCCCAAGGCAGGCCGCTGGGTGACGTACTTCACGCTCTGCTTCGACCTCATCATCATGGTCGTGCTGATCGTCAAGCCGCAGGTCGGCGGTGGCCTCCAGAGCCCGCTCCTGGCCACGCAGCTGCTGTTCACCACCCTCTTCGCCATCCTCTATCCCAAGCCGCTGGCCATCCTGCCGCCGCTGTTGGCCCTGCCCATCACCACCCGGCTGGACCTGCTGCTCAACCGCTCCGTCACGGCCATCGAGCTGCTGACGCTGCTGTGGTACTCGGGCCTCAACTTCATCATCGTCTACGTGGTGGTGTACCTGAACGAGCGGGAAGCCGCCGCGCACCGCGAGGTGGTGGAGCTCCAGGGAGATCTCAAGGAACTGGCCATCGTGGAGGAGCGCAACCGGCTGGCGCGGGAGATCCACGATGGGCTGGGCGCCTCGCTCTCGTCGATGATCATCCAGTCCGAGTACATCCTGAGCCTGGCGAAGGATGGCTCGCTGCGCGCCGAGATCGGCGAGCTGAAGGCCACCGCCGAGGAGTCCATCGAGGAGCTGCGCCGCAACCTGCGGATGATGCGCGAGGACTTCGAGCTGACCCAGGGCCTGGAGGACTACGTGAAGACGTTCCGGGAGCGGACGCAGCTGGACATCCGCTTCGAGCGCTCGGGCCTGCCCCGAAAGCTGTCTCCGGACGCCCAGCTGGCCCTCTTCCGCATCCTCCAGGAAGGCCTGTCCAACACCGCCAAGCACGCCCAGGCCCAGGTGGTGAACGTGAAGCTCGACTTCACGGAGGACCGGGTGCACCTGACGGTGCGCGACGACGGCAAGGGCTTCGATCCGAAGAAGACGCCGCGGGGCCACTACGGCCTGCTGAACATGCGCGAGCGGGCCATGAAGCTCGGAGGCGAGGTCATCGTGGACTCGTCCCCCGGGGCAGGCGTGCTCGTCTCCTTTTCCATTCCCTGCAACGCAGAGTGA
- the larE gene encoding ATP-dependent sacrificial sulfur transferase LarE: MLSPERIQALCDSSRPKLEAMRAAIRAHGTALVAFSGGVDSTFVLKVAVEELGERALAVTALSASVAPEEEQEARELAARFGARHEVLTSNELANPQYAANPTNRCYFCKTELYDLCEARRQALGYAVVLDGFNADDFKDHRPGHKAAQEHRVQSPLAQAGLTKEEIRAWSHHLGLPTWDKPQMACLASRIPYGTSVTRERLFQIARAESELRRMGFRQFRVRYHEQVARLELAEEEYGRFLSGDVRLEINRALKALGFQFVALDLEPFRSGRMNEAAGVGKPAQGYPLPVVS, encoded by the coding sequence ATGCTGAGCCCCGAACGGATCCAGGCCCTGTGCGACTCCTCCCGTCCCAAGCTGGAGGCCATGCGCGCGGCGATCCGGGCCCATGGCACGGCGCTGGTCGCCTTCTCCGGAGGGGTGGACTCCACGTTCGTGCTGAAGGTCGCCGTCGAGGAGCTGGGCGAGCGGGCGCTGGCGGTGACGGCGCTCTCGGCGTCGGTGGCCCCCGAGGAGGAGCAGGAGGCGCGGGAGCTGGCGGCCCGCTTTGGTGCCCGCCACGAGGTGCTGACGAGCAACGAACTGGCCAATCCCCAGTACGCCGCCAACCCCACCAACCGCTGCTACTTTTGCAAGACGGAGCTGTACGACTTGTGTGAGGCCCGGCGTCAGGCGTTGGGCTACGCGGTGGTGCTCGACGGCTTCAACGCGGACGACTTCAAGGATCACCGCCCGGGGCACAAGGCCGCTCAGGAGCACCGCGTTCAGTCACCCCTGGCCCAGGCGGGGCTGACCAAGGAGGAGATCCGTGCGTGGAGCCACCACCTGGGGTTGCCCACCTGGGACAAGCCGCAGATGGCCTGCCTGGCCTCGCGCATTCCGTATGGGACGTCGGTGACGCGCGAGCGCCTGTTCCAGATCGCCCGCGCGGAGTCCGAGCTGCGCCGGATGGGCTTTCGCCAGTTCCGCGTGCGCTACCACGAGCAGGTGGCGCGGCTCGAGTTGGCGGAGGAGGAGTATGGCCGGTTCCTGTCCGGGGACGTGCGGCTGGAGATCAACCGCGCGCTCAAGGCCCTGGGCTTCCAGTTCGTGGCGCTGGATCTCGAGCCGTTCCGCTCGGGCCGCATGAACGAGGCCGCGGGGGTGGGCAAGCCCGCGCAGGGCTATCCGCTCCCCGTGGTGAGCTGA